The following proteins are encoded in a genomic region of Neomicrococcus aestuarii:
- a CDS encoding carboxylate--amine ligase — translation MRVPDTQPFVPVILGGDIGTYSLAREFHEAYGFVSVVVPAGSNGVLDYSVAVDVRPAGTMTEADVVVRYLRELAQELSPTGQRPLMLFGSLDLQVTLITRHREMLEDAYVIPYVDIDTMERAALKENFYELCAELGVPHPVTVAVDMVDHAAGAPAPKNLPYPLIGKPADSSAWVSAKFEGKKKIHTITDEGDLLSLLGRIAGSGYRQKFILQEYVPGGDDHMRLCTYWAEQPGHVTFAAYGEVVVEEHSPIVLGNSAGIVTGVNEEVINHGVRLLEALKWEGFGMIDAKLDPRDGQVKFFELNPRLGRNHYYVTATGHNAARFYVRRYLGEEYDAANARSVETGSYQRVGGVDAANAELLYTVLPLPLLRKHLRGTVGEKARRLMAAKRVVNPLMYSAEKHPRRWAYLAMNAVNYVRKFRQFPPRTS, via the coding sequence ATGCGCGTGCCGGATACTCAGCCCTTTGTCCCAGTGATCCTCGGTGGGGATATCGGTACTTACTCGCTCGCGCGCGAGTTCCACGAAGCGTACGGTTTCGTCAGCGTGGTGGTTCCCGCCGGCAGCAATGGCGTCCTCGATTACTCCGTCGCCGTGGATGTCCGTCCCGCTGGAACCATGACGGAAGCAGACGTCGTCGTACGGTATTTGCGGGAACTAGCGCAAGAACTAAGCCCAACCGGGCAGCGACCGCTCATGCTTTTTGGTTCGCTGGACCTGCAGGTCACGCTCATTACGCGCCACCGCGAGATGCTCGAGGACGCGTACGTGATTCCGTATGTGGATATCGACACCATGGAGCGGGCCGCGCTCAAGGAGAATTTTTACGAACTGTGCGCTGAACTCGGCGTTCCGCACCCCGTCACGGTTGCCGTCGACATGGTGGATCACGCCGCCGGCGCCCCTGCCCCCAAGAATTTGCCGTACCCGCTGATCGGCAAGCCAGCCGACTCTTCCGCTTGGGTGAGCGCGAAATTTGAGGGCAAGAAGAAGATTCACACCATCACGGACGAGGGCGATCTGCTGTCCTTGCTGGGCCGCATCGCCGGCTCCGGGTACCGCCAGAAGTTCATCCTGCAGGAATACGTTCCCGGCGGCGATGACCACATGCGCTTGTGCACCTATTGGGCCGAACAGCCTGGTCACGTCACGTTTGCCGCGTATGGCGAAGTGGTGGTGGAGGAGCACTCGCCGATCGTGCTGGGTAACTCCGCCGGCATTGTCACAGGCGTCAACGAGGAAGTCATCAACCACGGCGTCCGACTTCTCGAAGCGCTCAAGTGGGAGGGCTTCGGCATGATCGACGCGAAACTGGATCCGCGCGATGGCCAAGTGAAATTCTTCGAGCTCAACCCGCGTCTGGGCCGCAACCACTATTACGTGACCGCCACGGGGCACAATGCGGCTCGCTTTTACGTGCGCCGCTATTTGGGCGAGGAGTACGACGCCGCCAACGCGCGTTCCGTGGAGACCGGCAGCTACCAGCGGGTGGGGGGAGTGGACGCGGCTAACGCCGAGCTGCTCTACACGGTGTTGCCGTTGCCGCTGCTGCGTAAGCACTTGCGCGGAACCGTGGGAGAGAAGGCTCGACGCCTAATGGCCGCCAAGCGCGTGGTGAACCCGCTCATGTATTCGGCGGAGAAGCACCCGCGTCGCTGGGCGTATTTGGCCATGAACGCCGTGAATTACGTGCGGAAGTTCCGCCAGTTCCCGCCGCGGACGTCCTAA
- a CDS encoding GNAT family N-acetyltransferase: protein MKPFLVRRATAEDAEGVKAVHITGWREAYGHVLPQEFLDDLENHIDVDRWRRTLAGPDEIAYVATIATENPRIIGWATAGKSRESDAPAELELMGTYITSEWYGTGVAHELIQHAIGTQAAYLWVLKDNARAQAFYRKEGFELDGAEQNYKLGPSEVRIARMSRPE from the coding sequence ATGAAGCCTTTTCTGGTTCGCCGCGCAACAGCCGAAGATGCCGAGGGCGTGAAAGCCGTCCACATCACCGGCTGGCGCGAAGCGTACGGCCACGTGCTGCCGCAAGAGTTTCTGGACGACCTCGAGAACCACATTGATGTGGACCGGTGGCGACGTACCCTGGCTGGTCCAGATGAGATCGCCTATGTAGCGACCATCGCCACGGAGAACCCGCGGATCATCGGATGGGCGACGGCCGGAAAATCTCGCGAGTCCGATGCGCCAGCAGAACTAGAGCTCATGGGCACGTACATCACGTCCGAGTGGTACGGAACCGGAGTTGCTCACGAACTCATCCAGCACGCGATTGGCACTCAGGCAGCGTACTTGTGGGTGCTCAAAGACAATGCGCGCGCTCAGGCGTTCTACCGCAAGGAAGGTTTCGAACTCGATGGCGCGGAACAGAACTACAAGCTTGGCCCCAGCGAGGTGCGGATTGCTCGAATGAGCAGACCCGAATGA